One window of Sphingomonas paeninsulae genomic DNA carries:
- a CDS encoding TonB-dependent receptor: MLKVKTTLLVTTALMVTLISAPLSAQTVQTPPIPQADSTPEESGADIIVTAQRRAERLIDVPVSITAISGATLERGNATGVFDITKTAPGVVINRNGGYLQPTIRGIGTNVTGGTADPNVAIYLDGVYQPSQTGNFFDLANIQSVEILKGPQGTLFGRNATGGAILITTADPSFTPSGRMLVSYGRYNEARGSAYLTTGLTDTLAIDLSAYYRRSDGFKHDVRTGDLQAKQHSLDLRSKLLFQPTETIKFVLTASYNDTSDPTGLAYNALNGNTQGRPIAGSGPIAEGRTQLSHNLAPVIRSKATAISLHADFDLGFATLRSISAYRDEKTHIEADLDASYAAVQQAIYDQPLRTQSQEFTLTSPSTGKFNWVTGLFYYHGFGHYPGYNINGVTALRAADTIDAYAVFADGTYKIGKFSLIAGLRYSDEKRNHKYGAGTGPYTVNANASFNDLTPRVGLRYAITDRSNLYATFSKGFKSGLFNGTAASTVAVKPEKVDAYELGYKVASRLIDFNAAGFYYNYDNIQVTAFDFTTGISRLFNAAKAEIYGIDADATIRPSRNFDLRVAAGYTHGRYTSFPGAIVFTPKPGGNVGNITQIVDASGSTMIRAPAITASATANYRVDIGERQIEFTATPYYTSKVNYTYDERIQQPGYFTLDASISYVLNADCRLSLWGKNLTDTTYASFRSTSSTRDSIVYATPRTYGVSASYRF, from the coding sequence ATGCTAAAAGTGAAAACGACCTTATTGGTCACGACGGCGCTTATGGTCACTTTGATCAGTGCGCCGCTCTCCGCGCAAACCGTGCAGACGCCGCCGATCCCGCAGGCCGACTCCACGCCTGAAGAAAGCGGTGCCGATATCATCGTGACGGCACAGCGTCGTGCCGAACGCCTCATCGACGTTCCCGTTTCGATTACTGCGATCAGCGGCGCAACACTGGAACGCGGCAACGCGACCGGCGTGTTCGATATTACCAAAACAGCGCCGGGCGTGGTCATCAATCGTAATGGCGGTTATCTGCAGCCAACCATCCGCGGCATCGGCACCAATGTGACCGGCGGTACAGCCGATCCAAACGTGGCCATCTATCTCGACGGAGTCTATCAGCCAAGCCAGACCGGTAATTTTTTCGATCTCGCCAATATTCAGTCTGTCGAAATCCTGAAGGGACCGCAGGGCACGCTCTTCGGTCGGAACGCCACCGGCGGCGCTATCCTCATAACGACAGCTGATCCTTCGTTCACACCATCGGGCCGCATGCTCGTCAGCTATGGTCGCTACAATGAAGCGCGGGGCTCGGCCTACCTCACCACAGGCTTGACCGACACGCTGGCGATTGATCTTTCCGCCTATTATCGCCGTTCCGATGGCTTCAAGCACGATGTGCGGACCGGCGATCTGCAGGCGAAACAGCATAGCCTCGATCTGCGCTCGAAATTACTGTTTCAGCCAACCGAAACCATCAAGTTCGTGCTCACCGCGTCGTACAACGACACTTCCGATCCAACCGGGCTCGCGTACAACGCCCTGAACGGCAACACACAGGGCCGACCGATTGCGGGGTCCGGCCCGATTGCCGAAGGGCGTACGCAACTCTCGCACAATCTGGCACCGGTCATCAGGTCAAAGGCGACGGCAATTTCGTTGCATGCCGATTTCGACCTCGGTTTTGCCACGCTGCGGTCTATCAGCGCCTATCGCGACGAAAAGACACATATCGAGGCCGATCTCGACGCCAGTTATGCCGCCGTCCAGCAGGCAATCTACGACCAGCCGCTGCGCACCCAGTCTCAGGAATTTACGCTGACCTCCCCCTCCACCGGGAAATTCAACTGGGTGACGGGATTGTTCTATTATCACGGGTTCGGCCATTATCCCGGCTACAACATCAATGGCGTTACGGCTCTGCGCGCTGCAGATACCATCGACGCCTATGCGGTGTTTGCAGACGGTACATATAAGATCGGGAAATTCTCGCTGATCGCGGGTCTCCGCTACAGCGACGAGAAGCGCAATCACAAGTACGGTGCGGGAACGGGTCCCTACACAGTCAACGCAAATGCAAGCTTTAACGACCTCACCCCTCGTGTCGGCCTACGCTATGCCATCACGGATCGCAGCAACCTTTACGCTACCTTCAGCAAGGGCTTCAAAAGCGGTTTGTTCAATGGCACTGCGGCGTCGACGGTCGCTGTCAAACCTGAAAAAGTCGATGCCTATGAGCTCGGTTACAAGGTTGCGTCGCGACTGATCGATTTCAATGCAGCCGGCTTTTACTATAATTACGATAACATCCAGGTCACCGCTTTCGACTTCACGACCGGCATCAGCCGCCTGTTCAACGCCGCCAAAGCCGAGATTTACGGGATTGATGCCGATGCCACCATTCGCCCCTCGCGCAATTTCGATCTTCGGGTCGCAGCGGGCTACACGCATGGCCGCTACACATCTTTCCCGGGCGCAATCGTTTTCACTCCAAAACCGGGTGGGAATGTCGGCAATATCACGCAGATCGTGGATGCCAGCGGATCTACAATGATCCGCGCACCCGCGATAACCGCCAGCGCCACGGCCAACTACCGCGTGGATATCGGCGAGCGTCAGATCGAATTCACAGCGACGCCCTACTACACGAGTAAGGTCAATTACACTTACGACGAGCGTATCCAGCAGCCCGGCTATTTCACACTGGACGCGAGTATTTCGTACGTACTGAACGCTGATTGCAGACTGTCATTGTGGGGGAAAAACCTGACCGACACGACGTACGCATCGTTCCGCAGTACGAGTTCGACACGCGACAGCATCGTCTATGCTACGCCACGAACATACGGTGTGTCGGCAAGCTATCGTTTCTGA
- a CDS encoding class I adenylate-forming enzyme family protein, with product MSLNASSNSGRQTLLAALNGSASIHAAAERAGALMPNGLLVISRATGIEEITLGSVMNRAPYVAAGMAAFGIRPGDVVAVQLPQGAELALCFAAVARLGAILLTITPSYGPDELGFVLRQSGARLLITPEHLRHSESRARVAAAGALPDLLAHIVVEAIGEFGWEALERSDLPIPSPAIIDREDDTLLVYTSGTTAAPKGVRHSHRSILNEIASIQISLGSRAHGAVVAPWPSGHIAGALVTYRFLLLGMTMLSLEHWDAERAVRLIESHRAVQGTGTPFHLTGLLDAAEATGCDISSLQDFQVGAAPVPSRLVERCSEKHIRTYRSYGSTEHPTSTYGSPLDPLEKRLTTEGRIVAGAELRTANDAGVLLDDGAEGEIVTRGPDRFSGYWDAGLDAEAFLPDGWYRSGDIGFVDADGYLVLTDRKKDIIIRGGENVSSKDVENHLSFHPSIAEVAVIAAPDERMGEAVAAVVVLRSGTTLDLPDIAAWFASRSVPRFKTPSILVIASELPRNSTGKVLKHALRDALRCAGTP from the coding sequence ATGTCGCTTAACGCTTCTTCCAATTCCGGCAGGCAGACGTTGCTTGCGGCGCTTAACGGGTCGGCATCGATCCATGCCGCGGCTGAGCGTGCCGGTGCGCTGATGCCAAATGGCCTGCTCGTTATATCGCGGGCAACCGGCATCGAAGAAATTACACTTGGCTCTGTGATGAACCGGGCACCGTACGTGGCGGCTGGCATGGCCGCATTCGGCATCCGCCCCGGCGACGTCGTGGCGGTGCAATTACCTCAAGGCGCCGAGCTTGCCTTGTGCTTTGCCGCGGTGGCCCGCCTCGGAGCTATCCTGCTGACAATCACGCCCTCTTACGGACCCGACGAACTGGGCTTCGTGCTGCGGCAGTCGGGTGCCCGGCTTTTGATCACGCCCGAACATCTTCGACATAGCGAAAGTCGCGCGCGCGTAGCGGCAGCAGGCGCGTTGCCTGATCTGCTCGCGCACATCGTGGTGGAGGCGATCGGAGAATTCGGCTGGGAAGCGCTGGAACGTAGCGACCTGCCCATACCGTCGCCCGCCATCATCGACCGGGAAGACGACACGCTGCTTGTCTATACCTCCGGGACGACCGCCGCGCCAAAAGGCGTTCGCCATTCCCACCGATCAATACTGAACGAAATCGCGTCCATTCAGATCAGCCTTGGAAGCAGGGCGCACGGCGCTGTAGTCGCGCCTTGGCCATCTGGCCATATTGCGGGCGCGCTCGTCACCTATCGTTTCCTGCTGCTGGGCATGACGATGCTCTCTCTTGAGCACTGGGACGCGGAGCGAGCCGTCAGGCTCATCGAAAGTCATCGTGCCGTGCAGGGAACAGGCACGCCATTTCATTTGACGGGGTTGCTCGACGCCGCGGAGGCAACCGGATGCGACATCTCGTCGCTCCAGGATTTTCAGGTGGGTGCAGCACCCGTGCCCAGTCGGCTGGTAGAACGCTGTTCTGAAAAACATATTCGTACGTATCGGTCATATGGTTCGACCGAACACCCTACCTCGACTTACGGCTCCCCTCTCGACCCGCTTGAGAAACGGCTCACGACCGAAGGTCGCATCGTCGCAGGTGCCGAGCTTAGAACTGCCAATGATGCAGGCGTGCTGCTGGACGACGGAGCAGAAGGCGAGATCGTTACGCGAGGCCCGGATCGCTTTTCGGGCTATTGGGATGCGGGCCTGGATGCGGAAGCTTTTCTGCCCGACGGATGGTATCGGTCCGGCGACATCGGATTCGTGGATGCTGACGGCTATCTGGTCCTCACCGATCGCAAGAAGGACATCATCATCCGCGGCGGCGAGAACGTATCGTCCAAGGATGTCGAGAACCATCTCAGCTTCCATCCTTCAATAGCAGAGGTCGCGGTAATCGCGGCACCGGATGAGCGCATGGGCGAAGCTGTCGCCGCCGTCGTTGTGCTCCGGTCCGGCACGACCCTGGATTTACCGGATATTGCAGCCTGGTTCGCTTCGCGATCCGTGCCACGCTTCAAGACGCCGAGCATTCTGGTGATCGCTTCTGAGCTCCCGCGAAATTCAACCGGAAAGGTTCTGAAGCACGCCCTGCGCGACGCGCTGCGCTGCGCGGGAACGCCGTGA
- a CDS encoding MFS transporter: protein MKPQTAAAASRGVAWRAVAVLLLFYALAMVDRQVLFLLVGPIRKDLGATDFQVGLLQGLSFAVSFCLFGLPFGYAVDRVSRRLVVFVGVMVWAAATTASGFASSYGELFAARILVGAGEAALGPAAFSMLSDLFPPKKLTFALSIYSMGSLVGNALAFALSGWVIGLTQAAETALFGLRSWQAVFLIVGTPGLLIAFCIFLVPEPTRRGHRGIQASWPDLFAFIRLRRRFFICHLGGFSCMMTIAYANLAWGPTFLVRHFGWSIPQVGATLSVYSLLLGIFCFLFSGKMVEWLQNRGYEDAHLRYYAVGSLITTLAGASAFQAPNAVIYLCIAAFGALFVNLAAIAPAALQIVTPGELRGRVSAIYLLVTGLIGMTAGPALVSGITQFIFADDNRVNDSLSITYLIVGPLACVFFAFGLRPMREARALRMADDVA, encoded by the coding sequence ATGAAGCCACAAACGGCCGCTGCCGCCAGTCGCGGGGTAGCCTGGCGGGCGGTGGCCGTTCTTTTGCTGTTTTATGCGCTTGCGATGGTCGATCGGCAGGTTCTGTTCCTTCTGGTCGGCCCGATCCGCAAGGATCTTGGCGCCACCGATTTCCAGGTGGGGCTGCTGCAGGGCCTGTCTTTCGCGGTTTCCTTCTGCCTGTTCGGGCTTCCCTTCGGCTACGCGGTCGATCGTGTGTCGAGGCGGCTGGTGGTATTCGTCGGCGTTATGGTCTGGGCGGCGGCGACCACTGCAAGTGGATTTGCGTCGAGCTATGGCGAACTTTTCGCGGCCCGGATCCTCGTCGGTGCCGGGGAAGCGGCCCTTGGCCCCGCAGCCTTCTCGATGCTGAGCGACCTGTTTCCGCCGAAGAAGCTTACATTTGCGCTGTCCATTTATTCGATGGGGTCACTGGTCGGCAACGCGCTTGCCTTTGCACTTAGCGGATGGGTGATCGGACTCACGCAGGCGGCTGAGACCGCCCTTTTTGGTTTGCGCAGCTGGCAGGCCGTATTTCTGATCGTGGGAACGCCGGGACTGCTAATCGCCTTCTGCATCTTTCTGGTGCCCGAGCCGACGCGACGCGGTCATCGTGGCATCCAGGCAAGCTGGCCCGACTTGTTCGCATTCATCCGGCTTCGGCGGCGTTTCTTCATCTGTCATCTTGGCGGCTTCAGCTGCATGATGACGATTGCTTATGCGAACCTCGCCTGGGGTCCGACGTTTCTGGTTCGGCATTTTGGCTGGAGCATTCCGCAGGTCGGCGCGACATTGTCGGTTTACAGCCTGCTATTGGGCATTTTCTGTTTTCTGTTCAGCGGCAAGATGGTCGAATGGCTTCAAAACCGGGGTTATGAAGACGCACATTTACGATACTATGCTGTGGGGAGTCTGATAACGACCCTCGCCGGCGCTTCCGCATTTCAGGCTCCCAATGCTGTTATTTATTTATGCATTGCGGCTTTCGGAGCTCTGTTTGTAAATCTTGCAGCCATTGCGCCTGCCGCCCTGCAAATCGTCACTCCCGGTGAACTGAGGGGCCGCGTTTCTGCGATTTACCTGCTTGTGACGGGTTTGATCGGCATGACCGCAGGTCCCGCGCTCGTTTCGGGAATAACGCAGTTCATTTTCGCGGACGACAATCGGGTCAACGACTCGTTGAGTATAACCTATTTGATTGTGGGACCACTGGCCTGCGTGTTTTTTGCATTCGGGTTACGGCCCATGCGGGAAGCGCGCGCTTTGAGAATGGCGGACGATGTCGCTTAA
- a CDS encoding FadR/GntR family transcriptional regulator: MTGEVVKGEFLQPTVSLMRRFNVSRPTMREALRLLENEQLISVRQGSRRGVQVLQVSTDAATRMAGQTLQATGATIADLYEAQIGFEPFAARLLAKRSDRRDIAELRGHYAVLKQTLAAGSVSEHGVALARFHHLLVSLTGNKVMILVGDLIASTLERHQQRDDAKRYGAIMTEKEKLSFRLGGIKSIAKLIQFIEDGQVDEAEAHWRRHVENANEYWLRDQDRHALVNVVF, encoded by the coding sequence TTGACAGGCGAAGTCGTCAAGGGCGAGTTTCTGCAGCCAACCGTTTCCCTGATGCGCAGATTCAACGTGTCACGACCGACCATGCGCGAGGCGCTCCGGCTGCTGGAAAACGAGCAACTGATCAGTGTGCGACAAGGATCGCGTCGGGGCGTACAGGTGCTTCAGGTATCGACTGATGCGGCGACCCGCATGGCCGGTCAGACACTTCAGGCAACGGGCGCGACCATCGCTGACCTTTATGAAGCGCAAATTGGATTTGAACCATTCGCCGCGCGCCTGCTTGCGAAACGCTCTGATCGACGCGATATCGCCGAACTTCGGGGGCATTATGCCGTCCTGAAACAAACCCTCGCTGCAGGCTCCGTATCGGAGCATGGGGTCGCGCTGGCGCGCTTTCATCATCTACTGGTGAGCCTGACGGGCAATAAGGTCATGATTCTTGTAGGTGATCTGATCGCCAGCACGCTTGAGCGTCACCAGCAGCGTGACGATGCGAAACGTTATGGCGCGATCATGACCGAGAAGGAGAAGCTTTCGTTTCGGCTGGGAGGAATCAAATCCATCGCCAAGCTGATCCAGTTTATTGAAGATGGTCAGGTGGACGAAGCGGAGGCACACTGGCGTCGCCATGTCGAAAACGCGAACGAATACTGGCTGAGAGACCAGGATCGCCATGCTTTGGTCAACGTCGTGTTTTAG
- the dcm gene encoding DNA (cytosine-5-)-methyltransferase: MRDITLSRAGKTPVPNAAEAFSFIDLFAGIGGLRLGFEAIGGKCVFTSEWDKWSQATYRRNFAETEDHVMVGDIGPYGADPSLIPKHDVLLAGFPCQPFSLAGVSKKNSLGRKHGFEDVKQGNLFFDIERIIRHHQPSAFLLENVKHLKRHDQGRTFEVIRRTLEDDLGYKISFRVISAAPWVPQKRERVFIAGFREEVGFSFDDFDRMIPPEAEWPKLGSIFQSHNEIDAKYTLTENLWKYLQGYRLKHEAAGNGFGFSMFGDNDVARTLSARYHKDGSEILIEQKGTRPRRLTPTECARLMGFEHGDRTWDTSAVSDTQAYRQFGNAVVVPVVETIARYMEPAITRMLAMDRAAEKSAVRRVRVG; this comes from the coding sequence GTGCGCGACATCACGCTTAGCCGCGCCGGGAAAACGCCCGTCCCGAATGCAGCTGAGGCCTTCAGCTTCATCGACCTGTTCGCCGGAATCGGAGGATTGCGGCTGGGATTCGAGGCGATCGGCGGCAAATGCGTTTTCACCAGCGAATGGGACAAATGGTCGCAGGCAACCTACCGGCGCAACTTCGCTGAAACTGAGGACCATGTCATGGTCGGCGACATCGGTCCCTATGGTGCTGATCCCTCACTGATCCCGAAACATGATGTGCTGCTGGCGGGCTTTCCCTGTCAGCCGTTCTCGCTGGCCGGCGTGTCCAAAAAGAACTCGCTCGGCCGCAAGCACGGGTTCGAGGATGTAAAGCAGGGCAATCTGTTTTTCGATATCGAGCGCATCATCCGCCATCATCAGCCCTCGGCCTTCCTGCTCGAGAATGTGAAACATCTGAAGCGCCACGATCAGGGGCGCACCTTCGAGGTAATCCGGCGGACCCTCGAGGATGACCTTGGCTATAAGATCAGCTTCCGCGTGATCAGCGCCGCTCCCTGGGTGCCGCAGAAGCGCGAACGCGTATTCATCGCAGGCTTCCGCGAGGAGGTCGGGTTCAGCTTCGACGATTTCGACCGGATGATCCCGCCCGAGGCCGAATGGCCAAAGCTCGGCTCGATCTTCCAGTCGCACAATGAGATCGATGCCAAATACACGCTGACCGAAAACCTCTGGAAATATCTGCAGGGGTACCGGCTGAAGCATGAGGCGGCGGGCAACGGCTTTGGGTTCAGCATGTTCGGGGACAATGATGTCGCCCGGACACTGTCAGCGCGGTATCACAAGGACGGCTCTGAAATCCTGATCGAGCAAAAGGGTACACGGCCGCGCCGGCTGACCCCGACCGAGTGTGCCCGGCTGATGGGCTTTGAGCACGGAGATCGGACGTGGGATACATCGGCTGTGTCCGACACGCAGGCCTACCGTCAGTTCGGCAATGCGGTGGTGGTGCCGGTCGTCGAAACCATTGCCCGTTACATGGAGCCCGCCATCACCCGCATGCTGGCCATGGACCGGGCAGCGGAGAAGTCTGCGGTGCGGCGCGTCCGGGTTGGCTGA
- a CDS encoding very short patch repair endonuclease — translation MAEAAISDARRRNMAAIRGTNTKPELVLRRGLHAMGLRYRLHSRSLPGKPDLVFPGRRTVIFVNGCFWHGHACHLFKWPKTRADFWRTKIGGNIVRDQKVRAALAAVGWRVLDVWECALKGRERQPVDDVLQQCVAFLESDVATASIGHPQTVTISDDA, via the coding sequence TTGGCTGAAGCCGCCATCAGCGATGCGCGCCGCCGCAATATGGCGGCGATCCGCGGCACCAACACGAAACCGGAGCTGGTCCTGCGCCGCGGTCTCCATGCAATGGGCCTGCGCTACCGCCTCCACAGCCGCAGCCTGCCCGGGAAGCCCGATCTGGTGTTTCCGGGGAGGAGGACGGTGATATTCGTCAACGGCTGTTTCTGGCATGGCCATGCCTGCCATCTGTTTAAGTGGCCGAAGACCCGCGCAGACTTCTGGCGGACCAAGATCGGCGGCAACATCGTCCGGGATCAGAAGGTGAGGGCGGCGCTCGCCGCTGTCGGCTGGCGCGTGCTCGATGTCTGGGAATGCGCGCTGAAGGGCAGAGAGCGGCAACCGGTCGATGATGTCCTGCAGCAGTGCGTGGCGTTTCTGGAGAGCGACGTTGCAACCGCCAGCATTGGCCATCCTCAGACGGTGACGATCTCGGACGACGCATAA
- a CDS encoding MvaI/BcnI family restriction endonuclease — protein sequence MLGIETLEQLRTLFRGQGVRTAYLKHLSEKQDNSKNQIYLGSGLDGVTNLFPATVHVRSASESLTKRRSSSGTPKLEARLDFAWLGANGQRHDAPNTRIIDYFQYPEVRMSGFLKGCDDAPRSLRREEQAEYGKRILVMGTASDGKVVGVVLTERDDPLVAVFPDLPVASTGGVLRVLNIDDDAGTPPAELLRAEITAITRGGWHASVINRGGVITPFVGAQGGGYTLEALLGVAANGRKAPDRHGFEIKSFSGSRISLMTPTPDGGYQGDNSFRDFMARYGHAGVKDDGSLRFTGLHRCGIVNARTGLGMRLTGFDRETGTFTDAAAVRVELWNAETGDIAASWSLEKMANCWNAKHANALYIPFRDRVGENGLKEYQYTPRWLTGKGTDVWRLLRAIDTGMVFYDPADTIYADGRPKVRSQWRINVSDLPAAMSLLYASSEIVTV from the coding sequence ATGCTAGGCATCGAAACCCTTGAACAGCTTCGGACATTGTTCCGGGGCCAGGGCGTCCGCACCGCTTACCTGAAACATCTTTCAGAAAAGCAGGACAACAGCAAAAACCAGATCTACCTCGGCAGCGGCCTCGACGGCGTCACCAACCTTTTCCCTGCAACAGTCCATGTCCGCTCGGCGAGCGAAAGCCTGACCAAACGCCGTTCGAGTTCAGGCACACCGAAGCTCGAGGCCCGGCTGGATTTCGCCTGGCTTGGCGCGAACGGTCAGCGCCATGATGCGCCGAACACCCGGATCATCGACTATTTCCAGTATCCCGAAGTCCGGATGTCGGGTTTCCTGAAGGGCTGCGACGACGCGCCTCGATCGCTGCGCCGTGAAGAGCAGGCTGAGTACGGCAAGCGCATCCTTGTCATGGGCACGGCGAGCGACGGCAAGGTCGTCGGCGTCGTTCTGACCGAACGCGACGACCCGCTCGTCGCTGTGTTTCCGGATCTGCCGGTTGCCAGCACCGGCGGTGTCCTGCGCGTCCTCAACATTGATGACGATGCCGGGACGCCACCTGCCGAACTGCTGCGCGCCGAGATCACCGCGATCACGCGCGGTGGCTGGCACGCCTCGGTCATCAACCGCGGCGGTGTCATTACCCCCTTTGTGGGAGCACAGGGTGGCGGCTATACGCTGGAAGCACTGCTTGGTGTTGCCGCCAACGGCAGGAAGGCTCCCGACCGGCACGGGTTCGAGATCAAGAGTTTCAGCGGCAGCCGCATCAGTCTGATGACACCGACACCCGATGGCGGATATCAGGGTGACAACAGTTTCCGCGATTTCATGGCCCGCTATGGCCATGCCGGTGTGAAGGATGACGGATCGCTGCGCTTTACCGGACTTCACCGCTGTGGGATCGTCAATGCCCGGACGGGCCTTGGCATGCGACTTACAGGCTTTGACCGCGAGACTGGCACCTTCACCGATGCTGCTGCCGTCCGCGTTGAGCTGTGGAACGCTGAGACCGGCGACATTGCAGCCTCATGGTCGCTCGAGAAGATGGCCAACTGCTGGAATGCCAAGCACGCCAATGCGCTCTACATCCCGTTTCGTGACCGGGTCGGTGAAAATGGTCTGAAGGAATATCAGTACACCCCGCGCTGGCTGACCGGAAAGGGCACCGATGTCTGGCGGCTGCTGCGTGCGATCGACACCGGCATGGTCTTCTATGATCCTGCCGACACCATCTATGCCGACGGCAGACCCAAGGTCCGCTCGCAGTGGCGGATCAATGTCAGCGACCTGCCTGCTGCCATGTCGCTGCTTTATGCGTCGTCCGAGATCGTCACCGTCTGA
- a CDS encoding protein NO VEIN domain-containing protein, which produces MLTSVTGESGKKLDAKVEVEDGKVVLHSRGGAFGKPNLRNPDYREALVVILSRLLASKLNPARVLVDSREAHKVAEAERVLVKADELRRPVEELVAMIGKRVAAFGREPGVSGHGNQTKRVLVEVPEASENEILAVLRKSTSMPSIIYFNIGWMKHYAGASADDPTIGGHGWLADNKHGLESFNFLPTKNGELQGYRPPGKRDKVNIDRLGAKPGEDAIEGVLAVWLAREPGSGKTLVVGWYRSATVYREARLGPFYLNDMESEYSVMASKEDAILVPIGVRSFQVSSSRTAPGEGFGQKPTWYGAPDVDRRVWAYVNGWDDAKKHGEPTKGKLPPRNTDPELRRKVEKAAVRHAWNYYETKYGKGSVESVEPYGRGWDLEVRSGDVEWLVEVKGLLNAGLTCELTPNEYEKMCSPEYCTRYVVYVVNNALAEEPAAPVPSIFTWKASETWLTEDGRELQVAERVGAMLTCK; this is translated from the coding sequence ATGCTGACAAGCGTTACCGGTGAATCCGGCAAGAAGCTCGACGCGAAAGTTGAGGTCGAGGACGGGAAGGTCGTACTGCACAGCCGGGGCGGCGCCTTTGGCAAGCCGAACCTCCGTAATCCCGATTACCGCGAGGCGCTCGTCGTCATTCTCTCACGGCTGCTAGCCAGCAAGCTAAACCCGGCACGCGTGCTCGTTGACAGCCGCGAGGCACATAAGGTGGCAGAGGCAGAGAGGGTCTTGGTTAAAGCGGATGAATTACGCCGACCGGTGGAGGAGCTGGTCGCCATGATAGGGAAAAGGGTGGCTGCGTTCGGTCGCGAGCCCGGGGTCAGCGGCCACGGTAACCAGACCAAGCGCGTCCTCGTAGAGGTGCCGGAAGCGTCAGAAAATGAAATCCTGGCCGTTCTTCGGAAATCGACCTCAATGCCGTCGATCATCTACTTCAACATCGGCTGGATGAAGCACTACGCAGGTGCCAGCGCCGATGACCCTACCATCGGCGGGCACGGGTGGTTGGCCGATAATAAGCATGGCCTCGAAAGCTTCAACTTTTTGCCCACTAAAAATGGTGAGCTCCAAGGGTATCGCCCGCCCGGCAAGCGAGACAAAGTGAACATCGATCGGCTCGGCGCGAAGCCGGGCGAAGATGCAATCGAGGGGGTATTGGCCGTGTGGTTGGCCCGCGAGCCCGGGTCCGGCAAGACACTGGTGGTGGGCTGGTACCGGAGCGCGACCGTTTACCGCGAAGCGAGGCTTGGGCCGTTTTACTTAAATGACATGGAGTCCGAGTACTCGGTCATGGCGTCGAAGGAAGACGCGATTCTCGTGCCGATAGGCGTGCGAAGTTTTCAGGTGTCGAGCAGCAGGACGGCGCCCGGTGAGGGCTTCGGCCAGAAACCGACCTGGTACGGCGCGCCTGACGTGGACAGGCGCGTGTGGGCATATGTGAACGGCTGGGACGATGCCAAGAAGCACGGCGAGCCGACCAAAGGGAAGCTGCCGCCTCGCAATACCGACCCAGAGTTGAGGCGCAAGGTCGAAAAAGCTGCGGTCCGGCACGCTTGGAATTACTACGAGACGAAGTACGGGAAGGGAAGTGTCGAGAGCGTCGAGCCCTACGGCCGTGGGTGGGACCTCGAGGTCCGCAGTGGCGACGTCGAGTGGCTCGTCGAAGTCAAGGGCCTGCTTAACGCTGGCCTCACCTGCGAACTCACGCCGAACGAGTATGAGAAGATGTGCTCACCGGAGTACTGCACGAGGTACGTAGTCTACGTCGTCAATAATGCGCTAGCCGAAGAGCCCGCAGCACCAGTGCCGTCGATCTTCACCTGGAAGGCCAGTGAAACATGGCTGACCGAAGACGGACGCGAGCTGCAGGTAGCCGAGAGGGTTGGCGCGATGCTGACCTGCAAGTAG